A stretch of the Actinomyces qiguomingii genome encodes the following:
- a CDS encoding family 43 glycosylhydrolase: MSTTTTPAAPAWGRGLENQRRANLGDGTYRNPVMGGDYPDPTVLRVGDRYYLTYSSFESSPGIVLWRSENLVDWEPVGPTCPDPWGSVFAIDLVEHAGRYYMYIPFMPTSWSRVDAPTIAVMWTDDIEGTWHGPVDLGLRGYIDPGHAVGEDGERYLFLNGVDRVRLSPDGLETVGEVEHVYDGWHYPEDWVVEAYSLEGPKHVMRDGWHYLVSAVGGTAGPATGHMIIVARSRCIDGPWENMPANPLLRCTDPSQPWWSRGHGTLLEGPGGQWYVIYHAYERGAQGLGRQILLEPVDWTEAGWPVARGGDLNSPLALPGGGSQQRPHGVALSDDFHAPAWGWRWTFDRPGAEETARAAFTQAGLVLTGKGEDPASSSPMTVRAPDRSYRVEVGVELLDAARAGDDGGPQARAAETSGEAEAPETMAGLLLFFNHRLFLGLELATGRLQAWTGGTRTWGSQSLPEGTRALELALEKREHIVQMYYRAPGQAQWTHYPLTLECSGYHANTANDLVSLRPAVFAAGGGSARITDFRYRAL; the protein is encoded by the coding sequence ATGAGCACCACAACCACCCCCGCCGCCCCCGCCTGGGGGCGCGGCCTTGAGAACCAGCGCCGTGCCAACCTCGGCGACGGCACCTACCGCAACCCCGTCATGGGCGGGGACTACCCCGACCCGACCGTCCTGCGCGTCGGGGACCGCTACTACCTGACCTACTCCTCCTTCGAGTCCAGCCCCGGCATTGTGCTGTGGCGCTCGGAGAACCTGGTGGACTGGGAGCCCGTCGGCCCCACCTGCCCCGACCCCTGGGGCAGCGTCTTCGCCATCGACCTGGTGGAGCACGCCGGCCGCTACTACATGTACATCCCCTTCATGCCCACCTCCTGGTCGCGCGTGGACGCCCCCACCATTGCGGTGATGTGGACCGATGACATCGAGGGCACCTGGCACGGCCCCGTGGACCTGGGCCTGCGCGGCTACATCGACCCCGGGCACGCCGTGGGCGAGGACGGCGAGCGCTACCTGTTCTTGAACGGCGTCGACCGGGTGCGGCTGAGCCCCGACGGCCTGGAAACCGTTGGCGAGGTGGAGCACGTCTACGACGGCTGGCACTATCCGGAGGACTGGGTGGTGGAGGCCTACTCCCTGGAGGGGCCCAAGCACGTGATGCGGGACGGCTGGCACTACCTGGTCTCCGCCGTCGGCGGCACCGCCGGCCCGGCCACCGGGCACATGATCATCGTGGCCCGCTCCCGGTGTATCGACGGTCCCTGGGAGAACATGCCCGCCAACCCGCTGCTGCGCTGCACCGACCCCTCCCAGCCCTGGTGGTCGCGCGGACACGGCACCCTGCTGGAAGGGCCCGGCGGCCAGTGGTACGTCATCTACCACGCCTACGAGCGGGGCGCCCAGGGGCTGGGCCGGCAGATTCTGCTCGAACCGGTCGACTGGACCGAGGCCGGCTGGCCGGTCGCCCGCGGCGGCGACCTGAACTCCCCGCTGGCCCTGCCTGGCGGCGGCAGCCAGCAGCGGCCCCACGGCGTCGCCCTATCCGACGACTTCCACGCCCCGGCCTGGGGATGGCGGTGGACCTTCGACCGGCCCGGTGCCGAGGAGACCGCCCGCGCCGCCTTCACCCAGGCGGGGCTGGTGCTGACCGGCAAGGGGGAGGACCCGGCGTCGTCCTCACCCATGACCGTGCGCGCCCCCGACCGCTCCTACCGGGTGGAGGTCGGCGTCGAACTGCTGGACGCCGCACGGGCAGGCGATGACGGCGGTCCGCAGGCCAGAGCGGCGGAGACATCCGGCGAAGCCGAGGCGCCCGAGACGATGGCGGGGCTGCTGCTGTTCTTCAACCACCGGCTCTTCCTCGGGCTGGAACTGGCCACAGGCCGCCTGCAGGCCTGGACCGGCGGCACCCGCACCTGGGGGAGTCAGTCGCTGCCGGAGGGCACCCGCGCCCTGGAGCTCGCCCTGGAGAAGCGCGAGCACATCGTGCAGATGTACTACCGCGCCCCCGGGCAGGCCCAGTGGACCCACTACCCGCTCACCTTGGAGTGCTCCGGCTACCACGCCAATACCGCGAACGATCTGGTCTCCCTGCGGCCCGCCGTCTTCGCCGCCGGGGGCGGGAGCGCGCGCATAACCGACTTCCGCTACCGGGCGCTGTAG